The window CCGGCCATCGTCGGCGGACCGCTCCGGCTCGGCAGCGCGGGCCGTGGAACACCCCGGCCGTCCGCCGCGCCGACCCCGCTGAGCCCACCCAGTCCCGGCCGGCCGACCCGGCGGAACCGCCCGGCCGGCGCCGCCCGGCGTACCGGATGGCGCGTCCGCCCGCCGCTCTGCAGCGCCCGCAGCGGAGCGAGCGTGTCGTTCGTGACCACGCCTGCCCACACCAGGTCCCACACCGCGGCGGCCAGCTCGGCGTCGTCGGTGGTGCCCAGCTCGGCGCCGATCGCGTCGGCGAGCGCACGGAAGAACAGCGCCCGCCCGTCGGCCAGCGCGGTGAGCACCGCATCGTGCAGCGGAGTCGAGCTCCACTCCGCGGGCGGCGGCAGCAGCAGCGGAGCGGCGTCCGCGTAGGCGAGCGTCACCCACCCGTCGTCGCCGGGTAGCGACCCGGCACCGCTCCAGACCACCTCGCCCGCCGTGCACAGCTCGTCGAGCAGCGCAGGGGAGTAGTCCGGCACCCGGGAGGCCAGCACCAGCTGCTCCAGCGCCGACGCCGGCACCGCGAGCCCCTGCACCTGCTCGATCGCGCGCAGCAGGGCGTCGGCGGCGCCGGTGCGAGGCCCGGCCGACCGGGAGCCGTGACGACCGCCGCTCTGCTGCGCCGCGGTCACCTGCTGCCAGCGCGCCAGGAACGTCGCGTACGCGGCCGGGCCGACCGGCTCGACCTCCTTCCGAAGCGCGGCCAGCGACCGGCGACGCAGCGTCCGCAGCACCTCGGCGTCACACCACTCGGTGCCGGCGCCGTCGGGGCGGAACTCGCCGGACGTGACGCGCCGGGTGGCGGCCAACCGCTGCAGTGCGCCGTGCACCACCGCGACGCCGAGCCCGAACCGTTCGGCGCACTCGGCCGCGCGGAACGGCCCGTGCGTGCGGGCGTACCGGCTCACCAGGTCTCCGAGCGGATCGCGCACCGGCTCGGTGAACGCCTCCGGGACGCCGACCGGCAGCGCCACGCCGAGCGCGTCCCGCACCCGTCCGGCGTCCTCGATCGCCAGCCAGCGCTCGGTGCCCGCGATCCGCACTCGGATCGCCCGCCGCGCCGCCTCCAGCTCGGCGAGCCACTCGGGCGTCGCTCCGCGTTCGACGGCCTCGGCCGTGCTCAACCCGCCGAGCACGCGCAGCAGGTCGGCCGTCGAGTCGAGGTCGTGGGCCCGGCGCTCCTCGGTGAGCCGCTGCAGCTGCCGCTCGGTCTCGGCGATTACGGCCGGGTCGAGCAGCTCGCGCAGCTCCGCTCGGCCGAGCAGTTCGGACAGCAGCGACGAGTCCAGCGCGAGCGCCTGCGCACGCCGCTCGGCCAGCGGAGCGTCGCCCTCGTAGAGGAACGCGCCGACGTAGCCGAACAACAGCGAGCGGGCGAACGGCGACGGGGCGGGTGTCTCCACCTCGACCAGCCGCAGCGTCCGGGACTGCAGCTCGCGGGTGAGCCCGACCAGCCCCGGCACGTCGAAGACGTCCTGCAGGCACTCGCGCATCGTCTCCAGGACGATCGGGAACGAGCCGAACTCCGAGGCCACCCCGAGCAGCTGCGCGGCGCGCTGGCGCTGCTGCCAGAGCGGCGTGCGCCGCCCCGGGTTCCGGCGGGGGAGCAGCAGCGCCCGCGCCGCGCACTCCCGGAAGCGGGACGCGAACAGCGCGGAGCCGCCCACCTCGTCGGTGACCAGCGGCTCGATCTCCTCGGGCTCGAACAGCGCCAGGTCTGCGGTGGGCGTGGCCAGCTCCCCGGTGACGTCCGGCAACCGCAGCACGATCCCGTCGTCGGAGTGCAGCGCCTGGACGTCCAGGCCGGTGCGTTCCCGCAGCCGGGCCGCGATCGCCAGCGCCCACGGCCCGTTGACCGGCGTTCCGAACAGGGAGTGCACGACGACCCGCCAGTCGCCGAGCTCGTCGCGGAAGCGCTCGACGACGATCGTGCGGTCGTTCGGGAGCCTGCCGGTGGCCTGGCGCTGCTCCTCCAGGTAGGCGAGCAGGTTGGTGGTGGCCCACTGGTCGAGCCCTGCGGTGGCGGCCCTGGCCTGTGCGGCGTCGGCGTCGAGCGCGGACAGCTCGCGGAGGAAACCGCCGATCGCGCGCCCCAGCTCGACCGGGCGGCCTGCGGTATCGCCCTTCCAGAACGGCATCCGCGCCGGTTGGCCGGGGGCGGGCGTCACCAGCACGCGGTCGTGGGTGATCTCCTCGATCCGCCAGGACGTCGAGCCGAGCAGGAAGACGTCGCCGACCCGCGACTCGTAGACCATTTCCTCGTCCAGCTCGCCGACCCGCCGACCGGGTTCGCCGGGCCCACCGACCAGGAACACCCCGAACAGGCCGCGGTCAGGGATCGTGCCACCGCTGGTGACGACCAGCCGGTGCGCGCCGGGCCGGGCCGTGAGGACGCCGGTCACCCGGTCCCACACCAGCCGCGGACGCAGCTCGGCGAAGTCGTCGGACGGGTAGCGGCCGGCCAGCATGTCGAGCACCGACTCCAGCGCGGAGTCGGGCAGCTCGGCGTACGGAGCCGCCCGCCGCAGCACCGACGCCAGGTCGTCGACCGTCCACGGTTCCATCGACACCATCGCCACGATCTGCTGCGCGAGGACGTCGAGCGGGTTGCGTGGATACCGCATCGCCTCGATCTGCCCGGCCGCCATCCGCTCGGCGACCACCGCGCAGGAGATCAGGTCACCCCGGTGCTTGGGGAACACGACCCCGCGGGACGCGGCGCCGACCTGGTGACCGGCCCGCCCGATGCGCTGCAGCCCGGACGCGACCGACGGCGGCGCCTCGACCTGGACGACCAGGTCGACCGCGCCCATGTCGATGCCCAGTTCCAGACTGGACGTCGCGACGACCGCAGGCAGCCGACCGGCTTTGAGGTCCTCCTCGATGCCCCGGCGTTCTTCCCGGGAGACCGAGCCGTGGTGCGCGCGGGCCACGACCGGGGCCGCTCCCGCCGCCGCGCCGGCCTGCGCCATGATCTCGGCGGGCATCCGCTGCGACTGCG is drawn from Cryptosporangium aurantiacum and contains these coding sequences:
- a CDS encoding ATP-dependent helicase is translated as MAARGSDDSRWAFPGPDPVEAFGEPTRAWFRAAFADATPAQLGAWSAIGKGDDVLVVAPTGSGKTLAAFLSALDRLSRKPAEDASRRCRVLYVSPLKALAADVERNLRAPLAGIRQAAQRLGHPEPAITVAMRTGDTPAVDRRAFTRAPSDILITTPESLFLLLTSQARDALRGVDTVIVDEVHAVCGTKRGAHLALCLERLDELLEQPAQRVGLSATVRPVDEVARFLGGARPVTIVQPPASKQVELTVEVPVEDMSQLGEPSGEVEGNALGAPRRNSIWPAVEERVLDLVGAHRSTIVFANSRRLAERLCAHLNELAEERVEEAEPGAQSQRMPAEIMAQAGAAAGAAPVVARAHHGSVSREERRGIEEDLKAGRLPAVVATSSLELGIDMGAVDLVVQVEAPPSVASGLQRIGRAGHQVGAASRGVVFPKHRGDLISCAVVAERMAAGQIEAMRYPRNPLDVLAQQIVAMVSMEPWTVDDLASVLRRAAPYAELPDSALESVLDMLAGRYPSDDFAELRPRLVWDRVTGVLTARPGAHRLVVTSGGTIPDRGLFGVFLVGGPGEPGRRVGELDEEMVYESRVGDVFLLGSTSWRIEEITHDRVLVTPAPGQPARMPFWKGDTAGRPVELGRAIGGFLRELSALDADAAQARAATAGLDQWATTNLLAYLEEQRQATGRLPNDRTIVVERFRDELGDWRVVVHSLFGTPVNGPWALAIAARLRERTGLDVQALHSDDGIVLRLPDVTGELATPTADLALFEPEEIEPLVTDEVGGSALFASRFRECAARALLLPRRNPGRRTPLWQQRQRAAQLLGVASEFGSFPIVLETMRECLQDVFDVPGLVGLTRELQSRTLRLVEVETPAPSPFARSLLFGYVGAFLYEGDAPLAERRAQALALDSSLLSELLGRAELRELLDPAVIAETERQLQRLTEERRAHDLDSTADLLRVLGGLSTAEAVERGATPEWLAELEAARRAIRVRIAGTERWLAIEDAGRVRDALGVALPVGVPEAFTEPVRDPLGDLVSRYARTHGPFRAAECAERFGLGVAVVHGALQRLAATRRVTSGEFRPDGAGTEWCDAEVLRTLRRRSLAALRKEVEPVGPAAYATFLARWQQVTAAQQSGGRHGSRSAGPRTGAADALLRAIEQVQGLAVPASALEQLVLASRVPDYSPALLDELCTAGEVVWSGAGSLPGDDGWVTLAYADAAPLLLPPPAEWSSTPLHDAVLTALADGRALFFRALADAIGAELGTTDDAELAAAVWDLVWAGVVTNDTLAPLRALQSGGRTRHPVRRAAPAGRFRRVGRPGLGGLSGVGAADGRGVPRPALPSRSGPPTMAGRWSLVPDRELDTTRRTHAAAEVMLDRYGVVVRGTVGPERLAGGFGALYRVLGAAEDTGRVRRGYFVEGLGGAQFAEPGAVERLRAVAAELEADERQPQAVVLAATDPANPYGAALPWPGREGNGDTGLAGGPGGLAGPGGLSGPGGSGGLGGPGGSGGLGGPGGPGGLGSAGAVGGPGGEPAPADTAPAKGRTRGHQPGRKAGAVVVLVDGALTLYVERGGKTLLSYRDDPAALTLAAGALAEAVHAGRLGGLAVERADGAHVGGSPLADALEAAGFRPTPRGLRLRG